The Pseudomonas allokribbensis genome has a window encoding:
- a CDS encoding Csu type fimbrial protein, which yields MTWVRLCLWLVLTLPGAAQALCSVVTTTPAAFGTISSIAVRTTSQPSSTLNGGLSCTGSLLSLLSTSDHFWATVTSTQSGLLGPTGDVIGYTIYANNSTSYPLTRGTAYDFARNGIIDALGLLGGTVPKTVPLYFGTTIGSNVAAGVYTETLSIFWNWNYCSGIGIGSVCLGRDIGSGTTTLTVNLTVANDCTITAPNIAFGSAPVISAFTPVTGQTINLACTKGSAYTVGLNDGQNAVSVGGRRRMISGSNYLAYDVFKSAGTTRWGSVGAERRASSDAEVNPGNGLGTGSQIFNYNAKIYTDQTTPPAGTYLDNVVLDVGF from the coding sequence ATGACGTGGGTTCGGCTCTGCCTGTGGCTGGTGCTGACGTTGCCGGGGGCGGCGCAGGCGCTGTGTTCGGTGGTCACGACCACACCGGCCGCGTTCGGCACGATCAGTTCGATTGCAGTTCGCACGACCTCGCAACCCAGTTCCACGCTGAACGGTGGTTTGAGCTGTACGGGCTCGCTACTGTCCTTGTTAAGCACCAGCGACCACTTCTGGGCCACGGTGACTTCGACCCAGAGTGGTTTGCTCGGGCCGACCGGCGACGTCATCGGCTACACGATCTACGCCAACAACAGCACCAGCTACCCGCTGACCCGCGGCACGGCCTACGACTTCGCCCGCAACGGCATCATCGATGCGCTCGGATTGCTCGGTGGTACGGTGCCGAAAACCGTGCCGCTGTACTTCGGCACCACCATCGGCAGCAACGTAGCAGCCGGGGTGTATACCGAAACCCTGAGCATTTTCTGGAACTGGAACTACTGCTCCGGGATTGGCATCGGCTCGGTGTGTCTGGGGCGCGATATCGGTAGCGGCACCACGACGCTGACGGTGAACCTGACCGTGGCCAACGATTGCACCATCACTGCGCCCAACATCGCCTTCGGCAGCGCCCCGGTGATCAGTGCGTTTACCCCGGTGACCGGTCAGACCATCAACCTGGCCTGCACCAAGGGCAGCGCCTATACCGTGGGTTTGAACGACGGACAGAACGCGGTCAGTGTCGGCGGTCGACGACGAATGATTTCCGGCAGCAATTACCTGGCCTACGACGTTTTCAAAAGCGCCGGCACCACTCGCTGGGGCAGTGTCGGTGCGGAGCGACGGGCCAGCAGCGATGCCGAGGTCAATCCTGGCAATGGTTTGGGCACCGGCAGCCAGATCTTCAACTACAACGCGAAGATCTACACCGATCAGACCACGCCGCCCGCCGGCACCTATCTGGACAACGTGGTACTGGATGTCGGCTTCTGA
- a CDS encoding Csu type fimbrial protein yields MVWALLGGFATTVQAADLQVEVRVDVQRGCQLIGQQREAGIEQLGVLDFGSTARLDDPAGPLGAALINSRLPRLECNPDTPYQLRVDGGLHGGTGEVRYMAGEAGGKVIPYRLYQDAARRVPLVVDVPVTGRVPDSGSVELPLYGRIERMAEVPRVSRYSDLVKVTVTW; encoded by the coding sequence ATGGTCTGGGCATTGCTGGGCGGGTTCGCAACAACGGTGCAGGCGGCTGACTTGCAGGTTGAGGTGCGCGTCGATGTGCAGCGCGGTTGCCAGTTGATCGGCCAGCAGCGCGAAGCCGGTATCGAGCAACTGGGCGTGCTCGACTTCGGCAGCACGGCGCGCCTCGACGATCCGGCCGGGCCGCTCGGGGCGGCGCTGATCAATTCGCGATTGCCGCGCCTGGAATGCAACCCGGACACGCCGTATCAGTTGCGCGTCGATGGCGGCCTGCACGGCGGGACGGGCGAAGTGCGCTACATGGCAGGCGAGGCGGGTGGCAAAGTCATTCCTTACCGTTTGTATCAGGACGCCGCGCGGCGAGTGCCGCTGGTGGTGGACGTGCCGGTCACCGGGAGGGTGCCGGACAGCGGTTCGGTTGAATTGCCGCTGTATGGGCGGATCGAGCGGATGGCCGAAGTTCCGCGTGTCAGCCGGTATTCGGATCTGGTCAAGGTAACGGTCACCTGGTGA
- a CDS encoding Csu type fimbrial protein has product MGRHGCAALLVLCAGAVPLPLAAVTSQSFQVSATITPGCLVVGGVSNYGGLNFGSSSALATGTVQVALSGGVQLQCTPGVTLNMTVDGGQYNSGGRRMQISGGSAKVAYALFRDAAYSQSLGIGQTVAVAYSDANNISLPIYGQVQLPGNQPGGTYSDVLQVQLSW; this is encoded by the coding sequence ATGGGCCGGCATGGCTGTGCGGCGCTGCTGGTGCTATGCGCGGGGGCTGTGCCGTTGCCGCTGGCGGCGGTGACCAGCCAGAGCTTTCAGGTCAGCGCGACGATCACACCGGGCTGCCTGGTGGTGGGGGGCGTGTCGAACTATGGCGGGCTGAATTTCGGCTCGAGTTCCGCCCTGGCCACCGGCACGGTGCAAGTGGCATTGAGCGGTGGCGTGCAGTTGCAATGCACGCCGGGGGTGACGCTGAACATGACGGTCGATGGCGGTCAGTACAACAGCGGCGGGCGACGCATGCAGATCAGTGGCGGCAGTGCGAAGGTGGCGTATGCGCTGTTTCGCGATGCGGCCTACAGCCAGAGTCTGGGCATCGGCCAGACCGTGGCGGTGGCCTATAGCGACGCCAACAACATCAGCCTGCCGATCTACGGTCAGGTGCAATTGCCGGGCAATCAGCCTGGGGGGACATACAGCGACGTGTTGCAGGTGCAGCTGTCGTGGTGA
- a CDS encoding YebC/PmpR family DNA-binding transcriptional regulator has protein sequence MGAQWKVKHKEAAANAKGKIFGKLVKEITIAARNGADTATNAHLRLVVEQAKKASMPKETLDRAIKKGAGLLGETVQYHRVTYEGFAPHQVPLIVECVTDNINRTVAEIRVAFRKGQLGASGSVAWDFNHVGMIEASPDTPDADPEMAAIEAGAQDFEPGEEGATLFLTDPTDLDSVQKALPEQGFTVLSAKLGYQPKNPVSGLSDEQMAEVEAFLEGLDNHDDVQDMFVGLAG, from the coding sequence ATGGGCGCACAGTGGAAGGTTAAACACAAAGAAGCGGCAGCCAACGCCAAGGGCAAGATCTTCGGCAAACTGGTGAAAGAAATCACCATCGCTGCCCGCAACGGTGCCGATACCGCCACCAACGCACACCTGCGTCTGGTGGTCGAACAGGCCAAGAAAGCCTCGATGCCCAAGGAAACCCTGGACCGCGCGATCAAGAAAGGCGCGGGCCTGCTGGGTGAGACCGTTCAGTACCATCGCGTGACTTACGAAGGTTTCGCTCCGCACCAGGTTCCGTTGATCGTCGAGTGCGTCACCGACAACATCAACCGCACCGTGGCGGAAATCCGCGTGGCGTTCCGCAAGGGCCAACTGGGCGCTTCCGGTTCGGTCGCGTGGGACTTCAACCACGTCGGCATGATCGAAGCCTCGCCGGACACCCCGGATGCCGATCCGGAAATGGCCGCGATCGAAGCCGGTGCCCAGGACTTCGAGCCGGGCGAAGAGGGCGCGACCCTGTTCCTGACCGACCCGACCGACCTGGACTCGGTGCAGAAAGCCCTGCCTGAGCAAGGTTTCACCGTGCTGTCGGCCAAGCTGGGCTATCAGCCGAAGAACCCGGTCAGCGGCCTGAGCGACGAGCAGATGGCTGAAGTCGAAGCGTTCCTCGAAGGCCTCGACAACCACGACGACGTGCAGGACATGTTCGTCGGCCTGGCCGGCTGA
- a CDS encoding Csu type fimbrial protein: protein MRTIASRIGLSLLGLTLASSVNAATTVTGQITSSLILISSCQVNGSGGSSGLNFGALNFGTANSLFTTATGQVLGGGGGALSILCSAGTTPTVKVRAGAHDGLSPGGTRALYDGVANYVPYDLYTDAGHSQLLAIDGVINLAASTGVAQTVNIYGQAVGKAGLPAGTYTDTISVELTF from the coding sequence ATGCGTACGATTGCATCAAGGATAGGTTTGTCGTTGCTCGGCCTGACGCTGGCCTCCAGCGTCAACGCCGCCACCACGGTCACCGGTCAGATCACCTCCAGCCTGATCCTGATCAGCAGTTGCCAGGTCAACGGTTCCGGCGGGTCCTCCGGTCTGAACTTCGGTGCCTTGAACTTCGGCACCGCCAACAGCCTGTTCACCACGGCCACCGGGCAAGTGCTGGGCGGCGGTGGCGGGGCGTTGTCGATTCTCTGCTCTGCCGGCACCACGCCGACGGTCAAGGTGCGGGCCGGTGCCCATGACGGGTTGTCGCCCGGCGGCACCCGCGCGCTGTACGACGGTGTCGCCAACTATGTGCCTTACGACTTGTACACCGATGCCGGGCACTCGCAATTGCTGGCCATCGACGGCGTGATCAACCTCGCCGCCAGCACCGGTGTGGCGCAGACCGTGAACATCTACGGTCAGGCGGTGGGCAAGGCCGGCCTGCCGGCGGGCACTTACACCGACACCATTTCCGTTGAACTGACGTTCTAG
- a CDS encoding fimbrial biogenesis chaperone, whose protein sequence is MGFITSRPWLVRCAMLMWALLAAVKAQAASSVLIWPIDPVLEADQQASALWLENRGSETANLQIRVFGWSQNGFQEQYQNQRDVIGSPPVAKIEPGQKQLVRLTRTREVPPGQELAYRIIIDEIPSAQPPAADAGKTAAAIRFQMRYSVPLFAYGAGLWSKEDTTRQRDPKGIGLPQLSWRTVAVDGRPYVEVRNQGAVHARLTDVALKQGGQSKPLAEGLLGYVLPGAVMRWPAPGPVAGELAGRINGAAQVQSIAPAK, encoded by the coding sequence ATGGGGTTTATCACGTCACGGCCATGGCTCGTGCGTTGCGCGATGTTGATGTGGGCTCTGCTCGCTGCGGTCAAGGCGCAGGCGGCCAGTTCGGTGCTGATCTGGCCGATCGATCCGGTGCTCGAAGCCGATCAGCAGGCCAGTGCGCTGTGGCTGGAGAATCGTGGCAGCGAAACCGCCAACCTGCAGATCAGGGTGTTCGGCTGGAGCCAGAACGGTTTCCAGGAGCAATACCAGAACCAGCGTGACGTGATCGGCAGTCCACCGGTGGCGAAGATCGAGCCGGGGCAGAAGCAACTGGTGCGACTGACCCGGACCAGGGAAGTCCCGCCCGGCCAGGAACTGGCCTACCGGATCATCATCGACGAAATTCCCTCGGCCCAGCCGCCTGCCGCCGACGCCGGGAAAACCGCCGCCGCGATCCGCTTCCAGATGCGCTATTCGGTGCCCCTGTTCGCCTACGGCGCGGGGCTGTGGAGCAAGGAAGACACGACCCGTCAGCGTGATCCCAAAGGCATCGGCCTGCCGCAATTGAGCTGGCGCACGGTGGCGGTGGATGGACGGCCTTATGTGGAAGTGCGCAATCAGGGCGCGGTACATGCGCGCTTGACCGATGTTGCGCTCAAGCAGGGCGGGCAGAGCAAGCCGCTGGCGGAAGGGCTGTTGGGTTATGTGTTGCCCGGCGCGGTGATGCGCTGGCCGGCGCCGGGACCTGTGGCGGGGGAACTGGCGGGACGGATCAATGGCGCAGCACAAGTGCAGAGCATCGCTCCGGCGAAGTAG
- a CDS encoding RNA polymerase sigma factor, which produces MSEFDEQLREIIPRLRRFAVSLTRNSSSADDLVQASLERALSSWGDKRTEGDLRAWLFSILYRQFLDAHRRSRRYARMLEFFTGRDDAEPSVERTVIAQSTLQAFDRLPTEQRALLLMVSVEGLTYKEVAEILDVPTGTVMSRLSRARQALRQLSDGEISSPSLRILK; this is translated from the coding sequence ATGAGCGAATTCGACGAACAACTGAGAGAAATCATTCCCAGATTGCGGCGCTTTGCCGTGTCGTTGACGCGCAACAGCAGCAGCGCCGATGACCTGGTGCAGGCCAGTCTGGAGCGCGCCCTGTCCAGTTGGGGTGACAAACGCACCGAGGGCGATCTGCGCGCGTGGCTGTTTTCGATTCTGTATCGCCAGTTCCTTGATGCGCACCGACGCTCTCGGCGCTACGCGCGGATGCTCGAATTCTTCACCGGCCGCGATGACGCCGAACCCTCAGTAGAACGCACCGTGATTGCCCAATCGACCCTGCAAGCCTTCGATCGCCTGCCCACCGAGCAACGCGCCCTGCTGTTGATGGTGTCGGTGGAAGGCTTGACCTATAAGGAGGTCGCCGAGATCCTCGACGTCCCCACCGGCACCGTGATGTCGCGCCTGTCCCGCGCCCGCCAGGCTCTGCGCCAGCTCAGCGACGGCGAAATCAGCAGCCCTTCCTTGCGGATACTCAAATGA
- the zapE gene encoding cell division protein ZapE, giving the protein MPARPPERSRLSQRLSGLRRLFGKRNLASAGHCASAQSIRDYFRHKAHGQGYTLSHSQQRVIDCMAQQAGLLFGPSAQTPPSLYLHGAVGRGKSWLLDGFFQALPIQQKQRLHFHEFFARLHQGMFRHREQDDALGATLDELLQDCRVLCFDEFHVHDIGDAMLITRLYKALFQRGILLLVTSNYPPEGLLPNPLYHARFKPVIDLINARMQVMEVGGPHDYRSQARNHAHQLFTQGHYVWPATPAQRLALDLPPRDTAPQPLAVGNRVLQARLCTGRRVAFTFNDLCEQPTAVMDYLELCRRFDQWIIDELPELDECSIAVQQRFINLIDVLYDQDKHLTLLGQLPLHESLAGNAIDLARTRSRLGQLPEVREPA; this is encoded by the coding sequence GTGCCCGCCCGACCGCCCGAACGTTCGCGTCTGTCACAACGCCTTTCAGGATTACGCCGCTTGTTCGGCAAGCGAAACCTGGCCAGTGCTGGCCATTGCGCCAGCGCCCAGTCGATTCGCGATTATTTCCGGCACAAAGCCCATGGCCAGGGCTACACCCTCAGCCACAGCCAGCAGCGGGTGATCGACTGCATGGCACAGCAGGCCGGCCTGTTGTTCGGCCCTTCGGCGCAAACCCCGCCCAGTCTTTACCTGCACGGCGCCGTCGGGCGCGGCAAGAGCTGGTTGCTCGACGGTTTTTTCCAGGCGTTGCCGATCCAGCAGAAACAGCGCCTGCACTTCCATGAGTTCTTCGCCCGCCTGCACCAGGGCATGTTCCGTCATCGAGAGCAGGACGACGCCCTCGGCGCCACCCTCGACGAGTTGCTGCAGGACTGCCGGGTGCTGTGTTTCGACGAGTTCCATGTGCATGACATCGGTGACGCGATGCTCATCACCCGCTTGTACAAAGCTCTGTTCCAGCGCGGCATCCTGCTGTTGGTCACCTCCAACTATCCGCCGGAAGGACTGTTGCCCAACCCGCTGTACCACGCGCGGTTCAAACCGGTGATCGATCTGATCAATGCCCGCATGCAGGTCATGGAAGTCGGCGGCCCCCACGACTACCGCAGCCAGGCGCGCAACCACGCGCATCAGCTGTTCACCCAGGGCCATTACGTTTGGCCAGCCACGCCGGCACAACGTCTGGCGCTGGACTTGCCGCCACGCGATACCGCGCCGCAGCCGTTAGCGGTCGGCAACCGGGTTTTACAGGCGCGTCTGTGCACAGGCCGCCGCGTCGCCTTTACCTTCAATGACCTTTGCGAGCAGCCCACGGCCGTGATGGATTATCTGGAACTGTGCCGACGCTTCGACCAGTGGATCATCGATGAACTGCCGGAACTGGACGAATGCTCGATTGCCGTCCAGCAGCGCTTCATCAACCTGATCGACGTGCTCTACGATCAGGACAAACACCTGACGCTGCTCGGGCAGCTGCCTCTGCACGAAAGCCTGGCCGGCAACGCCATTGACCTGGCCCGCACCCGCAGCCGGCTGGGACAATTGCCGGAAGTGCGTGAACCGGCCTGA
- a CDS encoding fimbria/pilus outer membrane usher protein, producing MSPGWARRIQRPLWLVTGACCLMFIHPSGAGELPPPPSGMEAVSDAQLFLELVVNQMNTGRVVAVEQRGGRLFLPASVLRDTGMKLPESAGAEVDLDGLPGLHSDYDSVSQRLLLDVPPDWLPEQFIGNRQVYPRTPALSSFGALFNYDLYLNDTDDAGTYLAAWNEVRVFDSWGTLSNTGQYRRTLSGDSVSTLSNGYLRYDTTWRFSDDERMLTYEAGDVVSGALPWSSSVRLGGVQFSRDFAVRPDLVTYPLPQFAGEAAVPSSVDLFINGYKSSSTDLQPGPYTLTNIPFINGAGEAVVVTTDALGRQVSTTVPFYVTSSLLQKGLSDFSVSAGTLRRDYGLKDFSYGPGVTSGSLRYGISDSFTLESHAEAADSLTLGGLGGNLRLGNFGVLNSAISQSRFDGDGGQQLSLGYQYSAQRFSFSWQRLQRRDQYADLTVVDSPYTSLSKRSEQATLSLNLERWGSLGVGYFDIRAADETRTRLLNLSWSKPLWHNSSFYLSANREIGDANWAVQAQLVIPFDLRGSLAISSERSKTGQTQQRVNYSRAVPSQGGVGFNLGYANGDGPDYRQADVTWRLQSVQLQAGVYGTSDAETRWADASGSLVWMDHQVFAANRIDDAFVVVSTDGYADVPVRYENQQVGQTDRNGHLLVPWSSAYYRGKYEIDPLNLPANVRSPNVEQRIAVRRGSGYLLEFPLSRVIAASIVLVDAQQQELPLGSGVLHEESGTRTVVGWDGLVYLENLRAQNSLRVTLADGKTCQAQFNVDLQQDQVPLIGPLVCQ from the coding sequence ATGAGTCCGGGATGGGCTCGCCGTATTCAGCGTCCGTTGTGGCTTGTCACCGGCGCGTGTTGCCTGATGTTCATTCATCCATCCGGGGCCGGCGAACTGCCGCCGCCTCCCAGCGGCATGGAGGCCGTCAGCGATGCTCAGTTGTTTCTGGAACTGGTGGTCAACCAGATGAATACCGGTCGGGTGGTGGCGGTGGAGCAGCGCGGCGGGCGGTTGTTCCTGCCGGCCAGTGTGTTGCGTGACACCGGTATGAAACTGCCCGAGAGTGCGGGGGCTGAAGTCGATCTCGATGGTCTGCCGGGGCTGCACAGCGACTACGACAGCGTCAGCCAGCGACTGCTGCTCGACGTGCCGCCGGACTGGCTGCCGGAGCAATTCATCGGTAACCGTCAGGTCTACCCGCGGACCCCGGCGCTGAGCAGTTTCGGCGCGTTGTTCAACTATGACCTGTACCTCAACGACACCGATGACGCCGGGACTTATCTGGCGGCATGGAACGAGGTGCGGGTGTTCGACAGTTGGGGCACGCTGTCCAACACCGGGCAGTACCGGCGCACCTTGTCGGGGGATTCGGTCAGCACGCTGAGCAACGGGTATCTGCGCTACGACACCACATGGCGCTTCTCCGATGATGAGCGGATGCTGACCTACGAGGCGGGGGACGTGGTCAGCGGCGCCTTGCCGTGGAGCAGCTCGGTGCGTCTGGGCGGCGTGCAGTTCTCCCGGGATTTTGCGGTGCGCCCGGACCTGGTGACTTATCCGCTGCCGCAGTTCGCCGGTGAAGCGGCGGTGCCGTCCTCGGTGGACCTGTTCATCAATGGCTACAAGTCCAGCAGCACCGATTTGCAGCCGGGGCCGTACACGCTGACCAACATTCCGTTCATCAACGGTGCGGGCGAAGCCGTGGTGGTGACCACCGATGCGCTGGGTCGGCAAGTGTCGACCACCGTGCCTTTTTATGTCACCAGCAGCCTGTTGCAAAAGGGCTTGAGCGATTTCTCGGTCAGCGCCGGTACGCTGCGACGTGATTACGGGTTGAAGGATTTCAGCTACGGGCCGGGCGTGACGTCGGGCAGCCTGCGTTATGGCATCAGCGACAGCTTCACGTTGGAAAGCCACGCCGAAGCGGCCGATTCACTGACCCTCGGCGGGCTCGGTGGCAATCTGCGGCTGGGCAATTTCGGGGTCCTCAACAGTGCGATCAGCCAGAGCCGTTTTGACGGTGACGGTGGTCAGCAACTCAGTCTCGGTTATCAGTACAGCGCTCAACGTTTCAGCTTTTCCTGGCAACGGTTGCAACGCCGCGACCAGTACGCCGACCTCACGGTGGTCGACAGTCCTTACACCAGCCTCAGCAAGCGTAGCGAGCAGGCGACCCTGAGCCTGAACCTTGAGCGCTGGGGCAGTCTGGGTGTCGGCTACTTCGATATTCGGGCGGCGGACGAAACCCGCACGCGGTTGCTCAACCTGAGCTGGAGCAAGCCGTTATGGCACAACAGCAGTTTCTACCTGTCGGCCAACCGCGAAATCGGTGATGCCAACTGGGCGGTACAGGCGCAACTGGTGATCCCGTTCGATCTGCGCGGCAGCCTGGCCATCAGCAGCGAGCGCAGCAAGACCGGGCAGACGCAACAACGCGTCAACTACAGCCGTGCCGTGCCGTCCCAGGGCGGGGTAGGTTTCAATCTCGGTTATGCCAACGGCGACGGGCCTGATTACCGTCAGGCCGATGTGACCTGGCGTCTGCAATCGGTGCAGTTGCAGGCCGGTGTCTACGGCACCTCGGATGCGGAAACCCGCTGGGCCGATGCCAGCGGATCGCTAGTGTGGATGGATCATCAAGTGTTTGCGGCCAACCGCATCGACGATGCCTTCGTGGTGGTCAGTACCGATGGTTATGCGGATGTTCCGGTGCGTTACGAGAACCAGCAGGTCGGTCAGACGGATCGCAACGGCCACTTGCTGGTGCCGTGGAGCAGTGCCTACTACCGCGGCAAATACGAAATCGATCCGTTGAACCTGCCGGCCAACGTGCGCAGCCCGAATGTCGAACAGCGGATTGCCGTGCGCCGTGGCAGCGGTTATCTGCTGGAATTTCCGCTGAGCCGGGTGATTGCCGCGAGCATCGTGCTGGTGGATGCGCAGCAACAGGAACTGCCGCTGGGCAGTGGCGTGCTGCATGAGGAGAGTGGCACGCGCACGGTGGTGGGCTGGGACGGGCTGGTCTATCTGGAAAACCTGCGAGCACAGAACTCATTAAGGGTGACCCTGGCGGATGGCAAGACCTGTCAGGCGCAGTTCAATGTGGATCTGCAACAGGATCAGGTGCCGCTGATCGGGCCGCTGGTGTGCCAATGA
- a CDS encoding Csu type fimbrial protein — protein MTGKHWLVVATGALLLLTEDAQAAINGQIHARLILIAGCEVTNSSSIASPVGDFGKLDFGQQGPTWNAPIKASLANDSSGRLNVACNPSVTGFTVTIDGGAHGDGSTRRLSNGRQTIPYQLFLDASGSQSYSIGQQHNFAVTSGAQIPIPVFGTVVANTRAVPVGVYTDTLTVTLDW, from the coding sequence ATGACAGGCAAGCACTGGCTGGTAGTCGCCACAGGCGCATTGCTGTTGCTCACCGAGGACGCGCAAGCCGCGATCAACGGGCAGATTCATGCGCGGCTGATTCTGATCGCCGGCTGCGAGGTGACCAATTCGTCCAGCATCGCCAGCCCGGTGGGCGATTTCGGCAAACTCGATTTCGGCCAGCAGGGCCCGACCTGGAATGCGCCGATCAAGGCCAGCCTGGCCAATGACAGCAGCGGCCGGCTCAACGTGGCCTGCAATCCTTCAGTGACCGGTTTCACCGTGACCATCGACGGTGGCGCCCATGGCGACGGCAGCACCCGGCGCTTGAGCAACGGTCGCCAGACCATTCCCTATCAACTGTTTCTCGATGCCTCGGGCAGCCAGAGCTACAGCATCGGCCAACAACACAATTTCGCTGTCACCAGCGGCGCGCAGATACCCATCCCGGTATTTGGCACGGTGGTGGCGAACACCCGTGCGGTACCGGTGGGTGTCTACACCGACACCCTGACGGTGACGCTCGATTGGTAA
- a CDS encoding protein kinase, with amino-acid sequence MHTLAQLRAGELSGITRLDLVEGLTEFPPEIFELADTLEVLNLSGNALSSLPDDLHRLRHLRVLFCSDNRFTELPECLGQCQTLSMIGFKANRIARVTGAALPPKLRWLILTDNLIETLPAELGERPLLQKLMLAGNRLRTLPPSLSQCHRLELIRIAANQLTELPQWLLTLPSLTWLAYAGNPLETEADAAALEVTPLIDWSTLRLEQRLGEGASGVISRAVWQPAGQPERSVAVKLYKGEMTSDGSPLHEMNACITAGLHPNLIRVEGRIGNHPDGQQGLVMQLIDPSYRNLAALPSLASCSRDIYTDDCRFSADVALRIAKGIASVAEHLHEQGITHGDLYGHNILLNDQGDCLLGDFGAASFHATTDNLETRALQRIEVRAFGILLGELLARIDSGLSADRREVLEALEQRCCQPDVLARPGFSEVVQQLEAL; translated from the coding sequence ATGCACACCCTTGCTCAATTGCGCGCCGGCGAACTGTCGGGCATCACCCGGCTGGACCTGGTCGAAGGCTTGACCGAGTTTCCACCCGAGATCTTCGAACTGGCCGACACGCTGGAGGTGCTCAACCTCAGCGGCAACGCGCTGAGCAGTCTGCCGGACGATTTGCATCGCCTGCGCCATCTGCGCGTGCTGTTCTGCTCCGACAACCGGTTCACCGAACTGCCCGAGTGCCTTGGCCAGTGTCAGACCCTGAGTATGATCGGCTTCAAGGCCAACCGGATCGCCCGAGTGACCGGCGCTGCACTGCCACCAAAGCTGCGCTGGCTGATACTGACCGACAACCTCATCGAAACCTTGCCCGCCGAACTGGGTGAGCGCCCGCTCCTGCAAAAACTCATGCTCGCCGGTAACCGTCTGCGCACCTTGCCGCCGTCCTTGAGCCAGTGCCATCGACTGGAGCTGATCCGCATCGCCGCCAACCAGCTGACAGAATTGCCGCAATGGCTGTTGACCCTGCCGAGCCTGACCTGGCTGGCCTACGCCGGCAACCCGCTGGAAACCGAGGCCGACGCCGCCGCACTGGAGGTCACGCCGCTGATCGATTGGTCGACCTTGCGTCTGGAACAACGGCTGGGCGAAGGCGCGTCCGGGGTGATTTCCCGTGCGGTGTGGCAGCCGGCCGGCCAACCGGAGCGCTCGGTAGCGGTCAAACTCTACAAGGGCGAAATGACCAGCGACGGCTCGCCGTTGCATGAGATGAACGCCTGCATCACGGCCGGGCTGCACCCGAATCTGATCCGGGTCGAAGGCCGCATTGGCAATCACCCCGATGGCCAGCAAGGGCTGGTGATGCAACTGATCGATCCGAGCTATCGCAACCTCGCCGCCTTGCCGAGCCTGGCCTCCTGTTCGCGGGATATCTACACCGATGACTGCCGGTTCAGTGCCGATGTCGCCTTGCGCATCGCCAAGGGGATTGCGTCGGTCGCCGAGCATCTGCACGAACAAGGCATCACCCATGGCGACCTTTATGGGCACAACATTCTGTTGAACGATCAGGGCGATTGTCTGCTGGGGGACTTTGGCGCGGCGTCGTTCCATGCCACCACGGACAACCTGGAAACCCGCGCACTGCAACGCATCGAAGTGCGAGCGTTCGGGATTTTGCTGGGGGAATTGCTGGCGCGCATCGACTCGGGTCTGAGTGCGGATCGGCGTGAAGTGCTGGAGGCGCTGGAACAGCGCTGCTGTCAGCCAGATGTGCTGGCGCGACCGGGATTCAGCGAGGTTGTGCAGCAGCTGGAAGCGTTGTAG
- a CDS encoding anti-sigma factor family protein, producing the protein MISLPPSERDLHAYIDHQLSDADRRVLENWLASHPDDAALIRAWQQDAQHLRAALGGALQQPANPDLDPALIRQRLKHRSRRQLASAAVLLIAVSIGGISGWQAREMTFVRTVAPMTDALQAYRLIAQQGILPADYKVGGEGDMQRWLDRYFTQANRLPDLTAAGFRPVSGRLLSTEEGPAAMVMYEDRAGHKVSFYVRPPGPKNTFLPRGSRLDGDLQAEYWSGEGYNYAMVSPTDTPAAQLLKQTVRF; encoded by the coding sequence ATGATCAGCCTGCCCCCCAGCGAGCGTGATTTGCACGCCTACATCGACCACCAGCTCAGCGACGCCGACCGGCGTGTGCTGGAAAACTGGCTGGCCAGCCACCCCGACGACGCTGCGTTGATCCGCGCCTGGCAACAGGATGCCCAGCACCTGCGCGCCGCCCTCGGTGGCGCCCTGCAACAGCCGGCGAATCCAGACCTCGATCCGGCACTGATCCGCCAACGGCTCAAGCATCGATCACGCCGACAATTGGCCAGCGCAGCCGTGTTGCTGATAGCGGTCAGCATCGGCGGTATCAGTGGCTGGCAAGCCCGGGAAATGACCTTTGTGCGCACGGTTGCGCCCATGACCGATGCCTTGCAGGCGTACCGTTTGATCGCCCAGCAAGGGATTCTGCCGGCGGACTACAAGGTCGGCGGCGAAGGTGACATGCAGCGCTGGCTCGACCGTTACTTCACCCAGGCCAACCGCCTGCCGGACCTGACGGCGGCGGGTTTCCGGCCGGTCAGCGGACGCCTGCTGAGCACCGAAGAAGGTCCGGCGGCGATGGTGATGTATGAGGATCGCGCCGGGCACAAAGTGAGTTTCTACGTGCGCCCGCCCGGGCCGAAAAACACCTTCCTGCCACGCGGTAGCCGACTCGACGGGGATTTACAGGCCGAATACTGGTCCGGCGAAGGTTACAACTACGCGATGGTCAGCCCGACCGACACTCCGGCAGCGCAGCTCCTCAAGCAGACCGTGCGCTTCTGA